The Leishmania mexicana MHOM/GT/2001/U1103 complete genome, chromosome 32 genomic interval TGAAGAACCCAGTCGCGCCACACCACGGACCATCGCGTCTCTCCGAGGTGCTGTCCGAAAAGATGCGCTCAAAGGCGGACGGTGGCACTCTTCTCTCCGCTTGAGCATGtttgcgcgcgtgtgcctgtgagGCGAGACGCGCACTCTTCTCGAGTGGCGAagtgaaaaagaaaacgagaagCAGCCACAACGGAAGCTGTCTTTTGCATCTTTGCTTGTGTGCCACCTCTGCTCAGCGAGggcccccttcctcctccctcatcGGCGCCCCTTTCACCGCGCTCTCGCATCCTTGTCTTGCACGCGTTGCTCTCCAAGTGCGCTCTTCGACGcgcgttttgtttttcttcgttgCGCGGGCGTACTTccgctctcgccctcctcctccttctgtCTTCGTCCGCCGCAGCGTGTCAGTGAATGGCTCCCGTCTCTCTGTTCTCGTGCCCGTTTTGCGTGTTGTGCGCCGCTCATCTCTCTGCGCCGTTTCCTTCCCCAGCGAAgaccacaaaaaaaaaacatcgCTCGCACCTCTCTGGTGCTCCCCGTGGATGCACGCGGGAGCGTGAGAGCCCTCTTGCTCCGCTTTCCCCGTAGCCTCGCCGTCCAGTCGATGTAGTGGCAAGCCGACCGGATCCCTTCGCTCGCACAAAATCCTTCGCGTGCCACGGCACATCCTCGCTCACTCGTCCTCTTCTACTTGGTTTATGTCGTTCGCCCACaaaaccaccaccaccctcccccacacccacacgcacgaaaCACGGACGTGCACCCGGGCACTCACGCCGTTCCTCttcccatccccctccccttcccggGCCCATGCACACGCATGGGCGTGTCTCTGTTTTCCTcacgcacccctcccccatcatcACTTGCGCATCCTTACACCCGGTGCGCCTCTCGCCGTCCTTGTATGGTCGCTACCTATGTTGACACGACCGTCCTCGTCGCGGTGCTTCTTCCCGCAGCCTCGTTCCTTTTGCTCTGCCCAATAACGCCTGACGCAATCGAACCGAATCCTCCGTCGTTTCActcactcccccctccctccctcacgtgctgctctcctctGAGACAAGCGTGCAGGTGTGTCCTCCATCAAAAGTCGTTGTCTAACAGGCTTCGCCTGTTTCTCTTTGTTGCCCTTCTCGTGCTCTGTGTTTCCTCCTCCAACCCCCTTTAAAAAAACACAGAAACATTTCACGTTGACGTCATCCGTGTGCGCACCACCACTGACAATATCCACGTGGAGGGTGAGCGCAACCGAAGGAACCGAGCAActaaacaaaaaaaataaagaTATCACTGCCGACAAGCAGAACGTCTCTGATCATCATCTCGCATTGACACCATGCTTCGTCGTAACTTCTGGCGCCTCGTCGGCCTCAACAAGGTACAGTCCTTGGAGGAGGCCGTCGCGGACATGACGGATGGCATCTCTGTCGCGGTCGGCGGATTCGGCTGCAGTGGTGTGCCGGACGCTGTCATCAGCGCCATGTGTACAAAGGGTGTAAAGGACATGACTCTCTACACGGACTCGGCGGGTGTCGACGGCTTCGGCCTCGCCCGCCTCATCGAGTCAAAgcaggtgcgccgcatcTGCTGCTCTTTTGTAGGCATGAACAAGATCTTCAAGAAGCGGTACCTCGAGGGCGACGTCGAGCTCGAGTTTGTGCCGCAGGGAACACTGGCGGAGCGCATGCGTGCCGGTGGCGCGGGCATCCCTGCCTTTtacacggcgacggcgtacGGGACGCAGCGTCAGACAGGAGGGCAGATTATCCGGTACGACAAGAACGGTGCGCCGTGTGTCATCTCGGAGCCGAAGGAGACGCGCCAGTTCGGGGATCGGTGGTACGTTCTGGAGAAGACGATCCGGCCGGATTACGCGATTGTGAAGGCGCTGAAGGCGGACAAGAGCGGCAACCTTGTGTTCCGCGGAACTGCGCGCAACTTCAACATCCCTGCTGCGCAGTGTGGGCGGCGCGTGATCGCGGAAGTGGAGCAGGTGGTAGAGAACGGCGAAATCCACCCGGACGACGTGCACTTGCCTGGCTTGTACGTGCATCGCGTTGTGCAAGCGTCGTACGAGGTGCCTATCGAGAAGCGAACTGTGTTCGGTAGCGGTGCGCAGCCAAGCAGCGGGAACCCGAGCGACGACCGCCAGAGGATcgcgcggcgggcggcgctggagttTGCAGACGGCATGTACGCGAACCTCGGCATCGGCATCCCGACAGAGGCAGCAAACTATATGCCCGCCGGCGTGACGGTGACGCTGCATTCTGAGAACGGGCTGTTGGGCATGGGCCCATTCCCGACAGCGGACAAGGTGAGCGCCGACTGGATCAACGCCGGAAAGCAGACGATCTCGTACATGCCTGGAGCAGCATGCTTCGACAGCGCGACGTCGTTCGCAATGATTCGCGGCGGCCACATGAACCTGACGATGCTGGGTGCGCTTGAGGTTTCGTCGCACGGCGACCTCGCGAACTGGGGTATCCCCGGCAAGCTCGTCAACGGCCCTGGTGGTGCGATGGACCTCGTCGCGAGCGGCTCtcgcgtggtggtggcaatGTCGCACTGCAACAAGAGAGGCGACTCGAAGCTTGTGGAGAGGTGCTCGCTGCCCGTGACGGGCCTGCATTGCGTGAACCGCATCATTACGGAAAAAGCTGTGTTTGACGTGATCGACAAACATCTCGTGCTGAAGGAGGTTGCAGAGGGTCTCACAGTAGACGATATCAAGAACTGCACTGCTGCTCACTTCGAAGTGGACAAGGTGAAGCCGATAGCATACGCCGCCCCCGTATCCGGCTGAGCGGGCCGGGTCATGCGCATCTCGCCGTCTGAAGGTGGTGATCACATCATTGATGCCTCCCGAGCAGGAGGCCCTTTTCACCTCGACACTGAGAGGAGTCTATATCTGCTCTCGATGCCTATGTAAGCATTCTATATATTCTCCGATGCCGCGGAGCATTCGCTGAAGCCTTTTTTTGGCGAGCGTTGCAAAGGTCTGGTGAAGGCGCCGGTGACCGGTATGCGCGGGACTGGTTGGCGCATATACAGTTCTTCACGATGTGCGAGCTGCAGTAGAGAACGGCCCTCACTCCCCATTCTCTTTTTTGTTTAAAGGTAGTTATATGTACGCTCACGAGCGTCGTAACCCCCcacccttcccttccctcccctcccccattttgccgtcgtctgcgccaACGCTCGAACGTGTCCATTCGACGCTTCGTTGCGGATGATTAGCGCAATGCGTGTGAGAGCCCTTTTCTGCATTGTCTTCCTTCACTTTTCTTCcgttttttctctcttccgaGGATGACGGGGAAGACACCCCTCCGTGCGTGGCACCGCAGGGTCCGGTGCACCCTCACTCTCCGTGGGGGAGCCATGCAGCCCCCCCCTTCTATCCCTGCCGAATGCCGAGCCACCACTTCCGGTGCCTGACACGGTCAAGCACCTGCGGTgtggggaggtcagagcggTGCATCGCTACGGACATGCCGGCGACCAGGTCGTGGCTTGGCGTTGCGTtggagcgacctgcggcagcgaacACGTCTGTACCGCGCCCATGGCATGGCAACGTGCCAGTGCGGCTCGAGCTCATCCCACCCCGCCCTCACGCTGCCtgcagaggtggagaggggggagcccgagtgccaccccgagggggatgcactGAATGGCGAGCGGCATAGTTGGCGCGGctgtggggcgacctgcagagcgcgggtgggtgggtgtagTGTGAGGCAGGGACCGTGCACCGTGCGCGCCTGCGGCGGCTTGGCACCACACGATGGGGGCTCTGTGGCAGGGCCGCGCGTGTACAGAGGGGCGTGTAACTAAATGCTTAAGGGGTAGTGTGAAGACGTCCGAAAGTGTCTTCGCCCCCTTTCATAAACCGGTTTCCATCTCCGCGCTCCCCTCCGTCCTCTATTATTGCCGTTGGCTTCGTTGACGCACACAGGGTATGCATCAACAAACACCACCTACAGTGGCAAAAAAGACGAACTCGAAGGCCAGCAAGGGAAGTGGTGGGTGCTGGTTGCGGTGTAGGGCTGCTGGATGCCGGGTTTGTCTGTGAGAGGGTCTCCTGGTGGTtgtgtgctggcgcgcagcaccgctgcatgGACCGGGCGCGTATATAAGGCGAGCGTTTTCATCTCTGTTTTGCTTCGCTGCTCACAGGAAGGCCAGGCGAATGCTACagcagggggagggcaagAAGGGACACGCTGTGCTTTGCCAGCTTTCTTCCCGttgccccccctccaccaccaccacttctcGCCGACGGCTCTCGCCTTCGCTGTACTTTGCACTTGACGCTCTGCTGCGCGCCTTTAcaccttcctctcctctccgcccttctccccctctctgtcgtACACGCTGCGCGCTTGGCAGGTGCGAACACCAGCATACGCGCACGGTagaccgccgctgcggcccaGGACCGCTCTTTTCAACCCCCTTCTCGGGATTTTGTATATTaccatctctctctcattTTCCGTgtcgccagcgcagcgcggTCGTCGATGGAGGGAAGCGACCACTCGAAGGACTTGGGGTCACACGCGCCAGAGGTGGAGCCTGGCCCCATCGCTgcaccaacaccgccactgaCCAGTCTGGCGGAAGGGGAGGTTGTCACGGAGGGCGCATCGCATCCGAAGATGGCCGCTGCCGAACACAGCGAGGCGATAGCGACGGAgtcgccgccttctcctcacTTAACAGGGGAGGTCAAGGCGAAGAACGCTCTGGCGGCACTGATAAGCGTGCTCGACAGCGATGAGGGGACTGCGAGGCATGGTGGCACCTCTCTGCGCTCCCTGCAGAAGATGTGCATGCGCGTTCCGCAGCTCTCCAACGAGCTTACTCGCCCGCAGCGTTTCCAGCTGTACTGCCTGCTCCTTCTCGAGGACAGTGATGACCTGGCGGTGTCGGGTGGGGCAGCTGGGCAGGAGGACTGGACGACGTACACGAAACGGGCACTGGAGACACACCTGCACGTGGCCAAGCAGgccgccgctctcttccCCGCCACTCTCCACGTCACCACCGACGAGCTCGCCGGCCTCTTCTACCGCCTGGGCGCCAACGCGGCCTTTTACTTCAATCCGGCGATGATGGAGGTCATCCTGTGCGTAACGTACGTGGTGGCCGGTAGCCGTTCTACTGACAAGAacatgctgctgcgcactcTCTATCGAATGCTGTGCGTGCTGCAGAAGGATTTCATTGTGTCAGCAGCTTCTCACCTCTACGAGCCTGCAACGACATCTTTGCTGCGCTTGATGCTGCAGTTCTACGACCCTCAACTCGCCACCCACATGGACCAGCAGCAAGTGAATATTGGCACGTACTTGCTCGACTGGTCGCGGCGCCTGCTGGTTCTGCAGTCTGACTACGACACAGCGCTGAAGGTGCTGGACTGGGTGTTCATCCTGGGCGACCCCGTCATGGTCCCCTACGTCGCACACGCCTACCTCATCACCCACCGTCGGTCGCTCATGCTATTGAGCACAAAGCAGGCGCTGACGCAGCACCTCGACAAGATGAAGCTCACACTACCAGCGTGCAAGGCAGACGCGATTGACCCCGAGTTGGTGGACGGTCGCGCAACCGCCCCGACACCTGTGTGGAGCGGCAAGTCCCTGCTGCAGAACGCCGATCTGCTCTACCGTGTCACACCGCTCTCGACACAGCGCATGCTGGACTTTTGCTTCTACCCGGATGCCGGTGTGCTGAACAAGACAccgcaggagctgcaggagtaCTACGCCAAGACGCCAAGCCTACCGCTGGAGCGGTCCGACATCGCCTCTGCGTTTACgaagcgcggcgcagcggcacagggcggcggcgacgagctcCCCTCGCACGAGTACATAATTGTCGACTGCCGCTCACGGGAGAGCTTTGAGTATGTGCGGCTGCCCACGGCCGTCCACGTAGGCGATGTGCTGAGCTACCACCACGAGGACctcgcggaggcgctgcggcggctcgAGTCCTGCCGCGGGCACCCCCTTGCCCTCTTTGGCACTGGGCGACCGATCGTGGAGGAGATAAACCTGCTGAAGGTCTTTGCGCTTTACCTCGTCAACCGGCAGGCGTTCCCGTTCGTGTGCATCGTGCCAGGCGGCTTCAAGACAACGATTCCACTGATCCGCAATCGCATCATTGACGCTATCATGAGCCCcgctgcgacagcggcgctcgAAAATGCGGCGGGCAAGCGGGGTATCTCCAGCGTTGACTGGGGTCAGCAGGCGTCGGAAACGGCGCACAAGATCTCTGCCGCTCTCAACGAGGTGTCGGGCTACCTCGCGCAGGTGGAAGGGGCTGAAGTGCGGCAGAAGGCCCAGGAGCTGGGCacgaaggcgaaggagagcgTGGCCGCGGCCGGCTCGTGGGGCTGGGGGATGATGAAGCGCGTCCGCGAGAGCCTCAGTGAGACCAGCGAGCAGGCCCTGACAGCACTCTCCTCTGTGACCGGCAAGATCGCGGCAGCTCAGATGACGACGAGCGCCATCAGCCGCTCGGCCCCCGCTTCTAGAGCCGAGACTGGACCCTCCTCTGCCACCGCGCCTTCCGCGGTGTCGAAAAGCTCCACTAGTGGGCAAGCGGTCATACCAACAGCCGTGGCTCATCCTACCGCCGTGCGACCATcgcagcagcctcagcagGTTTTCTCGCTTGGCGAGGACTGCGAAGAAGAGGATCTGGACCTCATCACGTCCATCCCGGCTAGGCCGCTGCGGGGTACAGTGGTGCCGGAACCGGCACCGGTGGCAGTCGAGATGGCGTTGTCAGCccctgcagcggtgcccgcGGCAGCCGTTGTCCCCGCTCCCGAGCGGCGGCACTTGACTGCACCCGCATTGTCACCCGACgtgacagcggtggcggcggcatcactGGAGCCAGTGTCGCCACCAACGTCCTCGGTGgctccagcggcagctgcggcggcgcgcggagCGTCTGCACTGCAAATCGCTGCGGACCTCGACGCCGAGTTCGATGAGCTCTTCGGTGACCTGACCGTGAcgcctgcggcagcgtcgcgtgTGGCGgacctctccgccgccgaagcCGACAGCCTCCGTTGACCAGCATGCACTCGTTGATTGTTGAGGCGCTGCATCCGTGGTGCGGTTTGGCTGCGTTGTCGCTGATGTATTTTTGCgatgtgtgtacgtgtgtcgGGGATTCCCGTGCGTTCGTCTCAGCGCGCCcattctctgccacacaGCAGGGAGTACAGCATCACTCTACAcggcctgccacaggccgTGTAGAGTGGCGTTTCACGGAAGTTGTCCCGCGGAATGAACGTGGTGACGAGAGGAGgctctctcttcgttttcGGCGTGCCTTCTCTGTAATCCTCGTGCGAATTCTGTGCaggtttttcttttttgtgtgttcgATCGCCCCTCACTATGTAGGAGTCAGTCAGTGGGCGAGCGTGTGTGGGTACCGTGGACCTGTCTGCTTGGTAGTTGGGTGTCCTAGCAGATCCCGTGTCTTTTGCCCGCTTTCGAGAGTGTGCCCCGCAGTTGTGTGCGCCGTTATTGCTGTTGACGACTGGAGACCGGAAGATGTTGCAGCACCCAGTGTGTTTTATTTATTTTATTGGCAGCCTTTGCGAAGTGGATCCTCACGAGAGCGCATGCACAGGTAttgacgcacgcgcgcgcaggtaTACATAGATACCCGTCTGAGCGgcctcctctttctcgttTTGGAGCGCCTCCGCTCACCTCGCCCTGCGTGCActacccccgccccccaaCTTTCTCAAGCAAAGCTATGGACTTTGCGCTCTTGGGGCTTTACGTGGATTCTGCAGCTACCTTTCGGCCAACCTGacgcgctctctccttctcctcttcagatacatgtgtgtgtgtgtatgtgcttAGACGTGGTTAGGGAATCGACATAGACACTCGTTCCGCTGGCTGcgttgcttttttttttcttcgctgtGATGGCCTTGCCGAGCCATTACGACACTCTCTGCGGGCACGCCCTTCAACGGCTCGCTCGAtctcttgctctctttcTGTGCTGGTGTCTGCTGGTCGGTGTGTGTcacggggaggaggtggaggaaggACTGCAGCAATGGAGAACATGGCTGGTCAGCTGCTGTTGTAAagcagatggaggagaggcgggagCGCTCACGTAGATTCACCGAGCGAGAGGCAAGCAGTCAATGAAACCTCgctgtgcatgtgctgtGGAGAAGTCGAAGGAAGCACTGGTAACGCTTATGCAAACAGACCGATGCGTTGACGGGTGGGCGgcatgggggaggggtgggaaGACGTTGTGTGTGCCCCACAGAGGTGGGCCAACGGATGTGGGTGTCGGTCGGTcggtgagcagcagccgcagcgaagATGATGTCGCGAGCAGACATTCACGCCGAAATGTGGAAACCGGGAATAGCTTAGCCCTTTGAGGATACGCCCCACTGGTGTCTCTGTCGCGCATCACCCGCGccccaacacgcacacacttgGAAGGCATTGCGACGGAGCCTTTTGTGTGTTTTCCTGCTATTCTAGCGTCTTtcgtctgcctctctcagcGTATAAACAGGGAAGCAACAAGTCATCCCCCCGTCGCCCCCATCTTTGTGTGAGCCACTGTGCCGCAAGAGTCTGAGGGAAGCGTCTTGCTCGCACAGTCTTACGCAGACACACTTTCCTCTGCTCCGGCTgtcactccccctccccccacccccacggGTCGCCCATAGCCCGTCGTGGTGCGCCTCtcacctcacctccctcttcATCGATCACCTTCCATCAGCTGCGGCGAGGCAGAGCGCGTGCTTAGCCGACGTGTCCGTACACACAGTTACTTCCCTATATATGTATTTCACATAAAGTTCTGTTATCCTAGCTCCGCACGAAcatacatgcatacacatacatacggAGGTATATACGCAGAGGTAGCCGCCTTCACGTGACTTGGTGCCCCCGCGTGTTTTATTCgttcgctctctcgctcttcggCTTCTGCTTTGCCTTTCTCCCGCCTCGGTGGCTTCGACGAggtgcgcgtctgccgcgTGCACGAGGACGGAGACGCGGTGCGGTGTTGGGCAAACCATGTGTGAAGGGGCGCCTTAgcagaaaaaagaaagtgtCCAAGCGGAAGCGGGGGGTCTTAGTGAACCATCAACGTTCACGTCTTTGTAGAACACCATGTCCACGCACGGTGTCGACGTGCGCACACCCATCTTCTACCGCCACAGCTTTGCCAACGTGCTAGAGGCGCAGTCGGGCAAGGCCTACGCTCGCCTTACCCACACCCCTCTTGTCGCGGAGCACCTGCCGCATGGGGCGGTGAGTGGCGCGCTCATTGAACAGTACGCTGCCACCCACCTTCACACCCTCGTCGACTTGGAGAAACTTCTTCGCGCCGTGCTGGACGAGGCTTTCGGCGCTCATGCCAGCTTACACCACCCTGCCGCCTCGACGCGCGAAGGCGGGAGTGACGAACTTAACGCCACCATCCTCTCTCCGTCAAGCGTCTTACTGCCAGGAAGCGCTGCACCCGCGGAGGATGGCGTGGGTGGAGAGGAAGCCGCTACAGTTGGCTCCACACCACTTGGCATAGATGCTGATGCGCGACGAGTTCCGCCAGCGCATCCACGTGGGCGTGGTCAGTCCGAAGTCGAGCAGGCGGCGTGCACGTCACCGCGCAAGCTGCCGTTGCCCGCCTCTTTCCCGGCGGACGCTTCTGTGGCGGCGCCCTCATTCGAAGTAGCGGAGTCCGATAGGCAAGGGAGCTCAGTGGCGGCCGGGGCTTCCGTCCATGGAGTCGTCTCGCGCCTctgggagcggctgcgtggGTGGGCACGGCGCGCTGACTCCGTCACCGCTAatcctctccctcactccACCTCGAATACCTCCCTTAGCGGTACTGCGGCTAACTCGAATGTTGCGAGGGCGCGGCTCACTCGCGTTCCTCAGTGGGTGCGTGCCCCCTTTGCGTCTACACCGGTActctctgccgcctctgcgccggCGATGCGCTGGCTGCGTTCTCCggcacccctcctctccgtttCTCCGAGCGAGtcagccgctgcctcgcagAGAGCCGAGACTCACCACACGACCTCGCCTGATGCGGCCGCTATCACCCAGTCCTCTCAGCTGCGGAATACCGCAGACACGTACGACGACAATGAtgctggcggtggccgctCTCGCCAAGGGAATGACGGTGACGCTTCTTCACATCTCACGCAGACGCCGCGCCGGTATACGCATGGCCCTTCCCCCGCGGAACGGGATCTGGCGAGTATGTCGCTGGGTATCCAGGTGAACCCGGGGTCGTTCACATCCACTGCATCGCACACAAACGTTCATGAGAAAAGGGGTGGATCGACGACGGATGCGAGACGGACACATCCGGTGTTTTCACCGAGCAAGATGGTGCCCATGGCTGCCACAGGAGCGAGCGGGACAGCGGGAGAAGGGACCAACGTTCATGCTGCTCCCTCACCTACAACTGCTCAACTAGGTGTTGGCTACGACACACGGCAAAACGACTCTGGTGTCAGTGGGGAGCCGCTTAGTGAAGATCGACTCCTGCCGCGCCCTCGACGCGGcggtcgca includes:
- a CDS encoding putative succinyl-coA:3-ketoacid-coenzyme A transferase,mitochondrial precursor gives rise to the protein MLRRNFWRLVGLNKVQSLEEAVADMTDGISVAVGGFGCSGVPDAVISAMCTKGVKDMTLYTDSAGVDGFGLARLIESKQVRRICCSFVGMNKIFKKRYLEGDVELEFVPQGTLAERMRAGGAGIPAFYTATAYGTQRQTGGQIIRYDKNGAPCVISEPKETRQFGDRWYVLEKTIRPDYAIVKALKADKSGNLVFRGTARNFNIPAAQCGRRVIAEVEQVVENGEIHPDDVHLPGLYVHRVVQASYEVPIEKRTVFGSGAQPSSGNPSDDRQRIARRAALEFADGMYANLGIGIPTEAANYMPAGVTVTLHSENGLLGMGPFPTADKVSADWINAGKQTISYMPGAACFDSATSFAMIRGGHMNLTMLGALEVSSHGDLANWGIPGKLVNGPGGAMDLVASGSRVVVAMSHCNKRGDSKLVERCSLPVTGLHCVNRIITEKAVFDVIDKHLVLKEVAEGLTVDDIKNCTAAHFEVDKVKPIAYAAPVSG